The genomic interval CCTATGTGTCTCCATAGAAAATCTGTTCCCTACAGGAAAATGAGGAATAATTTCACCAGACAACTGAACGTGAGGTTGCTGTGACTGCAGTCTGCATGTGTTGCATGCCCTTTGCAGCCTTCCCTCAATGTAGGTAGTGAGACGATGCCAGAGTGCCGGAGGTTTCTTTGACCCTGGACAGCTCTGGGCAGTGATTTTCCCCCCGCTGACCACGAAGCTGTCTCACCGGCTGTGTGCCCGCATCTGAGAGCCCCAGTTGATTTCACTAGTGGTTCCTAGGGAAGTTGCACTCGTCCGTCTGCTCTGCTGTAGCCCAGCCAAAGTGAGCAAGTGTGCTGGAGCGTTCGGGTATAATGAAGTGCTGTAGTGGTGTTATCTCTCCCCATCTCTTCCGTCTTGCTCTAGTGGGCTTCCCTCTTAGAGTGAAACACAAGGAGGAGACTAACACAGTATTTCCTCTTGCCTGATATTTGCTTGTTATTCCAGCTAATTTACtccaagagaagaaataaactgCGCTTTAAACAGCACCATTAAGTCTGGTCCTTTTAGACCAACAGCTCATGTCCAGGCATCATTCAAAAAACAGAATTAGTGAATAATacttttctcttattttaattaattttctccttttttttaattaaaagaaatcccCGTCTCCCCGTCCTCAAACCCCCCCACCCGGGCTGATTGACAAAGTGAGCGGAATCCGTGTTCTCACACCAGCGGGTATCTATTACATGAGAACTTTCTTCTGGCGCCAGGAGGTATTTAGAGAGTTTGCCTGGCTATTCCACAGGGGAAACCCTGCTGAAAGTTGGGGATACCTGAGCGAAGCTCACTGCTGGCCGGACTCCGGGTAAAAGAGCGATCCTTTACAGCTGATAATGTCTCGTTGAGGTTATGTCGGGGAGAAGGAGTAAATAACCGGGAGCGATTCCTTCCCTTGGGGAAGATATTCTCGCCGTGTGCTGCTGGGCGGGATCCTCTTTGGGGAAACGAGCGGCTCGAAGGACAAACCTGGGgatttttggttgttgttgttgttgttgttgttgttgttgttgttgttgttattattattattattattattattattattattattatagaaGCATCTCCCCCGCTTATGCGCAGAGCTGCTAAGCAAGGAGCATGAACTCTCCCCACATCCAGGCAGCATAACCAGCCCGGCGGCCGCCCGCAGAGCACCCCCGACAGCTCGCCCCCCGCTCGGTGCCCAGCACCCCCCGGCGGAGCGGGTGCCCTTCCCCGCTGGAGCCGAGGGTCTCCTCCGCCGGGCCGGGGACAGCCCCGACGAGCCGCCCCCGGGGGCAGCGAtcgcgccgccggccccgcgccggggGACCCCCCCGCAGGTCCCGGGTGGCGGAGCGGGGCAGCCCCGGACCCGCGGACTGGTcccgggggccgggggcagggACGGTTTTAACCCCTTGTTTGTAGTCCCTTCACCAAGTGAATCATCGAGCACGTCCTTTGATGGGAAGGTTCTCACTCGCTGGCCAAATAAATTCTAGTAcatacttcttttctttttttacttccagGGGTTCATTTATCCCCTGTTTGCTTTATCTGACATGGCTTGACCCATTGagcagtttttaattttcttatatTGTAGAAAGCCACCTTTCTGGCAAGCCCCCCTCCAGGTTACCCATAGACACACACTCGTTTCCAGTAACTGCTCGGGCTGGCCATTCCTGCGCTCCCCCGCGATGCTTTCAGGACACCCCCCAGtcccaggggagctgggctACCTCACACGGAGCATCCCCAAATAGGTGGCTGCCAGGGGACCGGGACATGGGCACCACAGCGCTGTCACCTTAGGAAGTGTGTCGCTAGGAAGGGCACCCTTTAGTGGTGCCTCGACCCGTGCCAGACCTCCGGCTAGGGACAGGGCACCCACGGCACGGGCTGGAGCAAGCAGCGGTCCTCGTACAGGCGTTTTTAGCGGGGAGGGCAGGACTGACGGGGCAATGAGGAACACCGCACGCTTCTGCCTTCACTAGGTGCCTTTACCGGGGGGGCGTCTGAGCCACGCAGAGGCGTATTTGCTCTAGGTGGCATTTAACAAGGGTTATAATTCATCCACCTGCTTCTCCCACAGGACCAGCAATGTCTAGCATCCCTCGGTGGCAGAAGCCCTGCATGCCTTTCACGCCGCCTGGGTGAGCGTTGTAGACGCTTGTGGAGAGACCAAGGCTGAGACGTTTGCCAGACGCTGTCCTCCTCCCCTTCAGACATCCTGCCTTTCTTAGCACTGcgagaaaatggaaagaaaaaaaaccaaaccaaactaaaccaaaccaagcaaacaaacaaaaacaaaacaaagcaaaacaaaacaccaaaaccctcCCTTTTTACACTGAGGTCTTTCCGAAAAAGTGTAAGCGAACTTTAGGTCGGAGAGAAGTAACTCAGTAATCCTGCTGAGTTCGAGGAAAGGACAAATACCAAAGAAAAGCCTTATTTGAAGCACTTTATCGAGAACacatcatcttcctcctccaccctgCTTTGTCGCTGCCGACACCCCAGAGGATGAATGCGAAAGCCATGGGGCTTTTAGCACTACCCCCTCCCATCCTCGTAGATAACCTGCGTTTTACAGACCTAGCCTCTGgatatttgtttctcttttggtttggttttgttttgggtttgttggggtttttttactataaTATATTGCGAAactttaggaagaaaacaaaaagggttATACCCCCTCTGCCTCATCCCAAATCCCTGTCGAGTTGCCAGCGCCGCGCTTTGACGCGGGTGCTGCGGCTCCCGGGCCCGGCGCAGCCCGGCCTGCGAGGGGATGCTCTGCCCTCCACCCGCCGCCGGGATGCTCCGCTCTCCGCCCGCGGCGGGGAAGCTCTGCCCTGCACCCGCCGCGGGGATGCCCTGTCCTCCGCCCGCGGGGATGCCGTGCCCTCGCCGGTCCTCAGGTGCAGCACGAAACACCCTGATGTGCTGCAAAGATAAGGAAGAAATCTGGTTTTCGTGGACTCCTCTTTCCTTGGGTTGGTTGGTTAAATTTATTCTGCAAAATTGTGAGAAAAAAcactctgccccagcccgcctCCCCAGATCAGAGATCTTCACTCGgcagagaaaagctgctttttgtggCCTCGGGGCCCACAGTGGAGGCAGAGGCAGTGCTCCCTGGGGAAGGAAGGCCCTCTCTGTAGCTTCTTCCCACGCAGGAGCTGTTTTAGCTGATGCTCCTTTCCCTCTCCACACACGCTAGGATTTGCAGACCCAGGCTGCCCCGGCACCGCACACAGTGTGCGGGGATGGACCCTGACACAGGGGAGGATGCTGGCTCGGAGTCTGGGCATAGATCGGATGGTGGGTTTACCTTCTAAcggagaaaagggaaagggactGCACCTGATAACGGGCGTAAAATGCCAAGGACATTTTTCCTACTCAGCACACAGCATAAAGGGTCAGTCGTGACAAATGGAAGCATGATGTAATGCCCTAGCCCCATCAAAGACTTTATCCTGAAAATGATATCTTTGTCAGGGTCGCAGAAATCAGCGATTTGATAGATGTGAGAGGAGACAGGTCTGCTCGGTTTCGTTGTGTGTATATCCGAAGTAACCCCTGAGGTTCGCTCCTGATAGACTCTGTtgcatttcccattttctttcctaaccAAGATGCAGGCAAAGACGACCTGAGAATTTAGCTATTCCCCCGGCCCCCAATCCCTCCATAAAATGAGGCGAAGTATCCGTTATGCGTCGCCTTTAATCCGCCAAGGCAGAGGTAGGCGCGAAAGGTGAGATTTGCCATTGTGGCTTTTAAGACTGGGTACCGTTTTCGtctttgtttaaagaaattcaGCACTTTTCCCCATTAATCTTTAGGAGCGAAAGCGTTCAGCCCGCACCTGTATAAACAACCCagatgggggggaaaaagtaaaCCTATATCTCTTCCCCTGCAGTATctttacagatatatatatatatatatgtgtttgtACGGATAATGTAGGCTAATTGGGAAGGCAGAGCAACCCCAAAGTCCGGCGCGCTGCCCTTTCACCGTGCAGCGAGTGGGACCAGCCAGCGCATCGTAGTGTCAAACCAAGTTCAAGAGATCCAGTTGCAAGATCCGCTGCCTGTTTCGGTGGTTCAAGAAATGTCAAGTTTCACTTGGAAGGGTTGCTGCCAAACCCGGCTCTGATGTGGTTCTAGCCCCAGCGGGTGAAGCCGAGGTTTGCACAGCGTCAAGCAGCCCTCAGGAAGACCACAGGCTTGGCGGGGAGTGAAGTGCAAAGCGCTGGGCGAAAAGGCGGCCGGCGGTGCCAGGAAAGTTGTGCGGCAGCAGCCGGGAAGGTTCCACTCGGCCGGGAgggaaatggaagggaaaaaaccaggAGCAAAACCTGCGGGACGAGATCTTTCCACCTGTTGTAGTCATTAGATTCCTTTCTGCgaactgaatttttattctgtttaacGGTATCCAGGCAGGGCCGTGAAGGCCAGTGAGGAACGAAAAGCCAGTTATTCATCTTGGAAAGGAAGGATATTTTGAGGGATGGGAGGGATACAAGTTGTCGGTCGAtttgtatttattcatttatttatttttaccccTGTTGAACTTGCATATCAGCATTTCCAGTGGATGCTGGTTCCCCCACTCTCCCGTGGACTCTCTGAAAGGCGTACCGCGgcttttattaattaaaaaaaaaaagaaaaacaaaaaaaaaaacaccaaaaacaaaccaaacacaaaaaaccaaaaacgtGAATGCCTGGAAAAGCTGTCTCATTTAATTCGCTTTGTGATCCAGGGCTGTACGCAGCCCAGTTAACGGGCTTTTAATTAATTGCtctgaggaaggagaagcacTCGCTACTGTCTGTAGCTTCACCCCAGCTTACTGGCACCGCCAGACCACAACCCGCGCGTTTCCAGAGGCTTTTCGCACCTCTCCCCACACATcgcaccccccaccccgagcGCCGCGTCTCCTgctgcccccgcccgccccggcggaGCGGCACCGGGTCCGCACACCCGCAGCGGGGGGAAGACCCCGGCGGGCGCGGGCCTGACCCGCACCCTGGTGTGGCCCCGTCCTGCCGCCCCGCTCggctgcggggagcggggctgggcgcCGTGGAAAAATCCGCCGACCCCGAAGGAAAGCCAACGGGGAGAGCGCAcccaggtgggctgggggcagagcccCGGGGGGCGCCGAGCCTTAGCCCAGCCGCTGCCGCCTTAGGGCCGGGGAgcgctgccccctccccgcgAAAGCACTTGCGGGATCCGCCCCGCGGGTATTTTCCGTCCTCCGGGGCGGGGAGAGGGATCTGTCCCGGAGGGAAAGCGCTCGTTCGCCCGGCGGCGTTATTCCCAGGAGCACACAAACACCTGCAGACATCCCCGCGTGCCCGCCCCCACGCGGGTCTGTGGGCCTggctccgcgccccgccgcgccagccccgccgcgccagccccgccgcgccagccccgccgcgggccgcgGGCCAGGGCGCAGCGCTGCGCCGGGCAGCGCGGAGAGGTACCGCCCCCGGCGCGGGGCTCAGCCGGGTCCGACCCCCTCCTCCGCGCCCCCACCCCGCCCCTTCGCCCGGCAGATGGTTTGCGCCGCGGACACCCGATATATAGCGCTGTCAAGGGGCGCATCCCCCCCGCGCGCCCCCCCGCGCCTCCGCGCCGGCACGGACTctccgcggcggggccgccccgcgctGGGCCGACTCGCCGGCGCGCCTCGGCCGTCCGCCCCCTCCCgcctgccccgctgcccgcctCCCGGCCTCCCTCCCGGGACCATGTCCACGGGCTCCGGGAGCGAGGCGGAGGAGCTGCCCGAGATGGACCTGCGGGCGCTGCAGCTGGACtacccgccgccgccggccaAGCGCCAGCCCCGCGGCGAGCTCTACCCCTCGGGGGACAACTCTTCggcggcggaggaggaggaggaggaggaagaggaggaggaggaggaggacggcGAGGGCAGCTGCGCGACGGGAccggcgggcagcggctgcAAGAGGaagcgggcgcggggcggcggccccgggggcaAGAAGGCGGtgccggggccgcgggggccgCCGCCCGAGGGCAAGCAGTCCCAGCGCAACGCGGCCAACGCGCGGGAGCGGGCGCGGATGCGGGTGCTGAGCAAAGCGTTCTCCCGGCTGAAGACGAGCCTGCCCTGGGTGCCACCCGACACCAAGCTCTCCAAGCTGGACACGCTGCGCCTGGCGTCCAGCTACATCGCCCACCTccggcagctcctgcaggaggaCCGCTACGAGAACGGCTACGTCCACCCCGTCAACCTGGTACGgtgcggcgcggcgcggccccggcgccTTCGGGATGCGCGGCGAGGGGTGCCGGCGGGGGTCACAGGGGAGCCCCGGCGCACCGCAccggcggggctggcggcgctCCAGCCGTGCCCGCCCTCACGACGGCCGCGGGGCGGCCCTGGCCGCTTCGTAAATCCCCAGTAAATCCTCTCTCCGGGGGCGACCCGAGAGGCGGCTTCGGCCTGCCGTGGTGGCGGGTGTGTCTGGGCTGGGGAGCCGGCGTGCGGGACCCTAAAGAAGTAAATTCCTCGGGCATTAGGCAAGCCTGGTGTCCGAAGAAGGAGCAGTTGGCTCTGCGGGCGGGCTTGGAGCGCAAGCGAGCCGTCGTTAGGTCGTCGGTACAAAACTGAACGCCCGATGCTTGCCGCAGGGGTAAAAAAGTTACTTATGTAGCGCAGAGTGCTTGTTTTTGAGTAGTTTGTATGCTTTGTAtctataaaataatacaaacagTTGTAAAGCAAGATAGATGTTGCATATTTGATGAGAACGATTTGCCGCTGACCATTGCAGGCCTATTGTGGAGCCtttaattacactgaaaaacgtaatgaaaatatttgttagtGGAACTCAGCTCTGTGCTTCCCGCAGGGACTAAAACACGATGACGTGTTTGCAACTGAACCAGAGTTAAGACATCTATCAGTAATAAAGCTCCAGTTTCATAGCAGGGTAAACTTTCTTTATAATATGAAATACCTTTTCTTGCTTGCAGACTTGGCCATTTGTGGTTTCAGGAAGACCTGACTCTGACACCAAAGAAGTTTCTACTGCCAGCAGATTATGTGGAACTACCGCATAGTCAAAGTAAattggggtgggtttttttatgttcttgacttttttttttttttatgggctGGATATTTTTAAGAGCTGTGATTTATCAGCTTGAGACTAGAAGATGGGGACAACCCCCCATCTCCAACAGTGTTAAATCCACGTCCCCTGTCACTCTTTTCCCTTAGAGTTCTAAGGGCAGTTTATTTAAAGCAGTAAAGATGGGAGGCGGTTGAAGTTAAGAGGTTttatgaactgactgcagcagctgaagtctGAGATTTGGATAGGCCCTTCTTTGGCTTCATCATTCTTACCACTGTCTGAGGACCTGTTGTTCTGAGGCTTTTAACTAACGGAAGAGGGATATAATGATATAGAATTAACTGCATGGACCAAAATACAACTCTACAAACTAACCCCAAACAGTGTTATTTGTATTCTAAagcaaagcagtattttagaGTAGCTTTGAAACTCAGATAGatttataatatattttgaTGGCTTTCATATTCATGGATCTGGTTTACTGCAACTATGCAATAAGTATagtcatactttttttttttgtctttttaatcagggttttcttaaaaaatgtgtaaatggCTACATTCTGTATTTAGGCTACTGTCCATTAGAATTAAACTAATTCCTTTGGTTTTGCCTTGAAGTGCCACATGTAAGAATGTGGAACTGTCCCTAAAAATGTGGCAGAGCTTCTGTGCCTTAACCTGGAAGGGAGTTCTGCTTACCATATGGCCAGGGTGCATGTGCCGTAAGGAATGAGTTTGTGTGATGCTGCAAAATAATGAGAATTCAcaatgttttaaacatttttcctgtaCTGTCATGCTTACTGTTGTCAAGTTTACCCTCAAATGAGTTCTAGTgacatttcttcactgattcaaatactgtaataaaagaAGATGCCATCAAATAAGTTGCAAATGTAAATAActctatttttttataaattacattaaaaacttGGTTACAATTACTTACTGGTACTGTGACAGTGTGTGGCTCCATCAGTATAGAAACATCTTTGTAATACATGTTCTTGAAACCTGCTTTTGTAAACAGTTATCTTCCTCATCTCTTGAAAGCAGATACATCTCCAGACAGAGTCAGATAAGAACACTTTCACCCCAGGTGATTCATGTGGAGTTCAGTACTGTATCAATCAGCAGGGGAAACCACATTTTAACATAATTTATAGAATTCACTGTCATAACCTCCTCTATgaatcaggaaaataaataaaagtagatTAAGAAATGGATGTCAGTAATTTGTTCTGCCTCATAGTACAAAAGATAGTGTAATAGCtccttttgctgttctttgtcattttgcatttctatCTGTAGtcagttttgctttcacttATATTTATGCAGTGGGAAAATCAGCTGAGTTTTCCTAGTTGGGAGCAGACTTTTcctattttaagattaaaacaCCTGagataagatatttttttgtctcaaaGTATGTTACCAGCAGTTAACTCACAGTAAGGGAGAAGACTGGGTTGatttagagaaggaaaagcctcctcttcctcatgtAGGGCACCAAGAGGAAGAAACATTTGCTTAACAAGAACCATTTTAACCTGGTTTCTTGTCAGGTCATCCTACATCatggatttctgttttgaaatactgcATAGAAGCCCAAGAATGACTATTGGTAGTATCTTTCAAGTAGATGAACTtcagaaaattgcttttcttctgaagtgtAAAATAGTCCAGAGCCACTGCAATATAAAATGAAGTCTCAGCCCAGGATCTGCTgaaatttttactttcagtGATTTGAGGACAAGCTGTACAGAGACCATAACATATCTTACGGTTTTATGCAGAGAAAGGCCGTGAAGGAAAGGAGCTATCCTAATTTGTAGTTATGTAACTGAGGTGGGACTCTTAACTGACCTTCTCCAGGAagctttataaaaagaaaagaatataaacaGTAAATCAAAAAGGAAGGACCTTTAGGAAGGCATAAGGTATAAGAAAACACAGCCAATGTTTATCTGAACCCTAGAGAAAAGTTATTCAGCAATTTAACTAAGGTGCCACTTGAGATAATCTCAGTTGTGATACATAGCTGGTTTTGGCCTTGATCCCAGCTGTAATTGCTTAACGACTCTAGGAGAttggaaaagcaaggaaagcatGGAGAACTTTAAACAGTACAGAAAGGTCCACatgaaatgatggaaaaaaatgttaagggTAAATTCCCGAATATGAAGTGGTTATATTATGTGAATACAGTAGGTCAAAATTAAGGGTGAGGAATGtgacatgaagaaaaacatagcATTGCTTTCGTCCACGCACCATACTAcatgctctctttttttttttttcttgtggctacataatatatacaaatactttcttcataaaataatgaatgcaCTTACTGTATTTGTTACTGTAACAGACACATCCATATGATGATGGTGCCCCAACAGATTATCAGTAGTCTTAGAGTGGAAGTACACAATGGCCAAAGTGACATTTCAGATCAATATCTGGAGagaaaattacagcttttatatAGGTAATATTGTATAAAActcaattctttttttaaatacctctatACATTGATACATGTATTAGTGTGGCAATT from Falco biarmicus isolate bFalBia1 chromosome 3, bFalBia1.pri, whole genome shotgun sequence carries:
- the MSC gene encoding musculin, whose amino-acid sequence is MVCAADTRYIALSRGASPPRAPPRLRAGTDSPRRGRPALGRLAGAPRPSAPSRLPRCPPPGLPPGTMSTGSGSEAEELPEMDLRALQLDYPPPPAKRQPRGELYPSGDNSSAAEEEEEEEEEEEEEDGEGSCATGPAGSGCKRKRARGGGPGGKKAVPGPRGPPPEGKQSQRNAANARERARMRVLSKAFSRLKTSLPWVPPDTKLSKLDTLRLASSYIAHLRQLLQEDRYENGYVHPVNLTWPFVVSGRPDSDTKEVSTASRLCGTTA